The DNA segment atatttgtattttagttcatttagtcattttgctttattttggacaaaaatacatatttatgatTAATAATTGGCCCTATAGAAATGTCTGATACGTTGGATACTCTACGTCAGggttgggcaaactttttgactcgcgggtctcaaaataacaaaattgtccgaGGGCCAGACTAAATATTTGATACATGAAAACTGTTTTATGTTTACAATCCACCTGGAATAATTCATGTATAAAAGTGTCATATATTctgttttcatacatttttttcaggagcCCCTAAAACATCAGACCCCATTAAATAACCAAATATatcattttacagttttgtttttacaataaaacactGACTATTAACGAGTATTTTAAAGTATATTAGAGTAGTAGGGTATTGTACGTTAAaggtttaaatactttggaagaaGCGagtggcgggccggattcaaacatttagcgtgccgcatgtggcccccgggccgtagtttgcccacccttgctgagcttacatttttacaaaggACGTCTGTGTTTTTGAGTCCAAATCAGCCTAAatgttgttaataaaaatagaaaatgacaAACTTATCGTTaagtgaaattattattttaaaattattattttaaaaaaaaacgtgtgaaAGTACTTTGTGTCAAGTTTAAAGATGAAGCCCCAGAAAGTGAAGTCCAACTGGTGTCAGCAGGTTCTTACATGAACATGAttggatcatcatcatcatcagattGGACCTGGTCATCTTCAGCGCCACCCATAGGGGGCACCATAAATGGTATTTCCTGTTGATTGCATTTCAACTCTGATTCCAGAGACTCGTTGTCAAGACCGAAACTACACTAAGTCGGTTCCGGTAAAGTTACACAACACGTCCTCACGACATGTTGAAAATATCTTCGTgatgctgggttttttttggggggggggggggggggggggggggggggggttgctgctGCAGGAAGAGGAACATGTGTGGACTTTAGCCCGAGGACATGGATAGCACAATTAGGTGCTCTCTCACCTCTGCAGACTGAGGTCACTCGGCCACGGGGGGGTCAAAGGTCGTTCTGCCGGTGAGCAGCGCAGCTGAGGCGTCGGGTCATCGAGGTATAACAAGCGCGGCGGTCAGGTGTCGGGACGCAAacatgtcttttattttgtaggAATAATAATAGCGTATTTTTCATGGATAGCGACTGGGAAGCGTCCCTTTCCTCGTGTGTTCGGGAATGAGAgcaaggggggcgggggggtgcgtGTGGACCGGAGCGCCAGCCCCAATCTGGAACCCATAAAGTCTCCCGTCATCTCTGCAACATTATGAACGGGCCTTCTCATTGGCCGGGGGAACCACTTACCCCCATGCTGTATCGCCCGCCCAGTTAacgcacacttcctgtttccctgcCTGGCTGAGAGGAGGCCACGCCTCTGTAGAGTGTGCTGAGCCAATGAGAAGCGGCCCCAGGCGCCAGGTCGGCGTTTAGGTATAAAAAGGGGCAACGGTGCAGCGGCCTGTCAGATGGTTTGTTTTTGTAGCGTCTGCCAGGTCAGGAAGCGAACGACTCTCGAATCAGGACTCAAGGACCACCGATGGAGTCGTAGGCTACGAGGATCATCCTGGTGCACATTTAAACCGAGGTCAGTTCAAGTGATTTTCTGAAGAAAATGAGAGAAGAGGTATCCTGCACCAACTCCCCCGAAGGGGGTCTGGGGGCCAGCGAGGAAGAACTGGAGAGGAGCTCCAAGAAGAGTCTCCAGGCGGCGAACCGAAAACGATCTCCTCACCCCAAGAAGGACAATCCGGGCCAGGCGGAGGAGAGCGCCACCAGCAGCCCCGCCGGCCCCAAGAGAGTAAAAAAGAGCCCCTCGGCCGTGGTGAACCTGGCCCCCGCCTCGCTGGGCCCCAGGCCCGATCAGCCCTTCGAGGACCTCCACTCCCAGCGTGTCATCGCCAACGTGCGGGAGCGCCAACGCACCCAGTCCCTCAACGACGCCTTCGCCTCGCTGCGCAAGATCATCCCCACGCTGCCCTCGGACAAGCTCAGCAAAATCCAGATCCTGAAACTGGCCTCGCGCTACATCGACTTCCTGTACCAGGTGTTGCAGAGCGACGAGATGGACGCTAAGCTGGCTAGCTGCAACTATCTGGCACACGAGAGGCTCAGCTACGCCTTCTCCGTCTGGAGGATGGAGGGGGCCTGGGCCATGTCCACCAGCCACTAGGAACCCTCGCAGCGTCTTCAACCCTCTTGTGTCCACGTCTTGCCGCCTCTGTCTGCGTTTACGTCCGCCACCTCCTGACCTCCGTCGTCtctctttttgtcttttatttaaatCTCCCCCGCTCTCACCCAAGTCCAGTACCACAAGACGATCCAGCGCTAGCCCTCAGGTacgaatacacacacacacacatgcggacCCGAGTTCTGGATGACATCAGGGCGCAGCCCCGCATGTTTATTACCACATTGTAAACAGCCCACGACTGCTTTGCCTCGCCATCGTTTACCTTTCAGCTCAACAAATAAATAACGAGGCAGGAAGGAAACGCTTTTATTTACGTATGTTCTCTTTAAACGTCAAACAAATGTACTTTGTATTCATACGCaggattagtagtagtattgcaATACTTTACTGCAATTAAATCACGTTATCATAAAAGTGATACTTTTGTTTAGAACTTATTTCGACTAAGTTAAAAAGTGTGTCACGGATTATTTGGTGTGTTAAATTTTTGGAACGAGTATTTTTATATGAAGTAACGGGTAGTAGTAGAATAAATACTCGTCTGTAATATGAGAAAGTAGCAGTTTAAATTTCTGTCACTTCAATAAAAGCAAATACTGTGATGCTTGACTAAAGAAAGTactttattaaaatattcaccctcaaaaaatagaatataaaaaaaataaccacaaaGGTTGTCTTGGCCCTGGATCCCCCTCGGGGGTTTCGGGGGTCCTACGTTGTCTTCCATGTTGTATCCAGTGTCGTGCAATCAGGCGGCGTCGCTCGGGGCCCAGACTAGCAGGAACCTTTAGATTGGAAACACTTGTGAGctatttggaaggtgtgtgtagGACTCGGGTTCGgggtcacgtgtgtgtgtgtgtggactcgGGTTCGgggtcacgtgtgtgtgtgtgtgtgtggactcgGGTTTGGGGTCATTTGGTGGAATTATTTGTTGTCATCTTTGATTAGCGCGTACATCCGGAAAGCAGGATACTAGCGGATGATAGCGATATTTATGTCTGGTGTCTCCTGTTTGTAACTCGATAAGTCAGTGAAAGTTATTTGCGACCGAACAAAGAGCTTTGAAGAACGGGTAAGAAaatgggggggggtgtattatGGGATGTCGAGAGCGCATGACGGTGTCCAGACGCACGAGCGGCCATGTGCTCGCTGCAGGTGTTCCCGTCTGTTATTACTAAACCTCCAGCGGCCCCTGAGGTAGAAGGCCGGGGCCCCGGCGGTGTGAATGGAAAGCtgagcaccccccacccccccgacaCGTGGAGCggtgtccttgaacgcaacGCAGTAGTCATTACCATCCACTTTGCCTGTTCTGCTTGTTATCATCGACTCCTCAGGGGCCTTCAGAGACAACATCAGGATGTCCCTGTTGGCCCCGAAAgcacatttattcacatttttagacgaataaaaaaaaagaatatatataatatgtcatttatcttctttatattttatacaggAATGACAGAATAATGGGATGAAGCATTATGCAGTATAAAATAATAGTACAATCCATAATTCGAGGCCAAAAGACCATGTGATCTCTCCCAACCAATCACTGATTACCAAGACAGGTCATGCTAATGATGTTATTGGCAACTTTCATCATGGAAAAGCCTGTTTACATTGGTATaattaaataatcaataatagtaataataataataaataataattcctTACATCCCAACAGGAGTTTATTTCATGGTGTACGTATATTATACACCCCTTCTTCTATGTACCCCCTTCTttcacacttcctgtctttcaatATGACCATTTTCTAATAGTTCTCATGAcaaattgagaataaaatacagtggggaaaatatattcatcaaaaagtacaatattaaaaactactcaaataaaaaataagtattgTATTGTGTACTATGATTTTCAATAGgtgtacatggatggatggatggatggatggatggatgagtggatggacggacggacaaacagatggaaggatggaggaatggatggatggatggatgatggatggatggatggatggatagctggaaggatggatagatagatagatagatagatggatggatgaatggaaggatggatggatggatagctggaaggatggatggatggatggatggatggatggatggatgatggatggatggatggatggatggatggatggatggatggatggatggatggatggaagaatggatagatggaaggatggatggatggatagatggaaggttggatggatagatggatggatggatggaaggatggaagaatgaatggatggatggatggaagaatgaatggatggatggatggatggatggatggatggaaggaaggatggatggaaggaaggatggatggaagaatgaatggatggatggaaggatggatggaagaatggatggatggatggaaggattgatggatggatggatggatggaaggatggatgggtggaaggatggatggaagaatggatagatgggtggatgcatggatgaatggatgaatggatggatggatagatgcatagatagatagatagatagaatgaAGGAAAAAGCCGCATGGATTTCAAAGGAGTGACATGCTCAGTCTTCCAGCAGCAgtgcagtgatagtaatctgccactgaaaccCCTGAGATGATGGTTTGGATCATTAGATGACGATGGTCGTCCATGATGGACGGCAGATGTCAGGCTGTCCAGCGTTTGCCTTCCTTGCCAAGTTGCCccccccggtagaaaatgaagttgCAGTGTGACGGACGTGTTGACAAATTGCATCTGTTTATCAAATTAGAAGCTGCAACTATGTTCCGGTATTTTCTTTTCATGATGACAATGACTGAGGTCTACGTGAAGCGTCGTTAttaaaagtgatgtatttatCATGAACGTGTTGGTGAGGATTTTGTGTCAGCGTTTTATGAATTCATCATGAAAAGCCAAATGATGTGTTTTCACTGCGGCTATCATTTTCTTGTCACTTTTTGCCACACGCCCACGGTCTGGTCCAGCGACTGGATTCTTTcttcaaagtcaagtcaaatatgAGGATGAAAAGTCAAGGCCACTCGTTTGTTTGTAGAatcaatgtatgtgtgtgtgtgtgtgtgtgtgcgcgcttgGTTCCGTCTAAATCTCTGGCTGCCATCGTGGACTGATCTGAGACCAGCTGCAAAGTGGCTCCTTTTGAACAACTTCCTGTCCTGCAGAGGTTGTGTGCTTTCTGATATGGATCTTTATTTTTAGACGCTAACTAACCGTGGGGCTGTGCTGACATCTGCCCACACGGGACGCTACGCCGTGGGTCTGTTGCTAGGCAGGATCGTATCCAAGGGATGCTGATGCACGCTCGCTTATTTCACACGTAGGCAAGTGAACGCATCACGATTGGCGTGTACTACTTGGCTTGTGGTAAAGTCGCAAGGAAACATGATTTCGTGGTATGATTGACTTGTGACTGGTACTTCTAAcccaaagtcatctgggataggctccagcatcaacatacaatataatacaataatatattgtaacttcattaaatgtaatataataaactaAATCAGTCTGGTTTATAATCTCTATGATCGTCTACCACCGTtttaataaagacaataataatgatttttaacattattatttaacaattatttatttaacatcataataatgatttttaacattattacataaGATTTATTTAACATCtaacatatttattataataaactaAATCAGTCTGGTTTATAATCTCTATGATCGTCTACCGCCGTtttaataaagacaataataatgatttttaacattattatttaacatttatttatttaacatttatttaacatcataataatgatttttaacattattatttaacatttatttaacatttatttaacatttaacatatttattatGATAAACTAAATCAGTCTGGTTTATAATCTCTATGATGGTCTACCACCGTtttaataaagacaataataatgatttttaacattattatttaacatttatttaacatttatttaacatttaacatatttattataataaactaAATCAGTCTGGTTTATAATTTCTATGATCGTCTACCGCCATtttaataaagacaaataaacaaagtatatatataagtatatatatttttgtatataggGTCAtagttatgctggagcctatcccagctgtttttggccgagaggcggggcagccaatcacagggcacagataaacaaacaaccattcacactcacattcttgcCTATGGACTATTTACATTCTCCAATTAATCTACCATACATAttttgtattgtgtattttataaatagagaaaaatagtttaaaaaaataaaaaataaaaaaataaaaaataaaaaataaaaaataaaaaataaaaaataaaaaataaaaaataaaaaataaaaaataaaaaataaaaaataaaaaataaaaaattaaaaattaaaaatttaaaatttaaaatttaaaatttaaaataaaaaaaaagaataatagttTATATGAGTATAATATCCCTTTACATACACTGTATCATGATAATAATCTCACAGATGAAATTCCAGTTTTAAAGCACCTTTGTGGCCTAATCTGTGTCGTTGTGTCTGCAACATAATCCGCTCCATAATTCATCATAATTCTGCCATCAATCACAAGCTAAGCCTGTCCAAGCGTTGGACATGGAAGACATGGAAGACTCATCTCATCTCTCCTTTTCTCTCCAGGACGCCAACAAATGGGAAAAGTTACACTTTTAAAAACCCCTCTTCCGGATATGTCCCCCACTGGTGACACGGACATCCTCCTCGAAGTTGACTCTTTAGTAGAgaaccccctcccctccccct comes from the Doryrhamphus excisus isolate RoL2022-K1 chromosome 18, RoL_Dexc_1.0, whole genome shotgun sequence genome and includes:
- the twist3 gene encoding twist3, yielding MREEVSCTNSPEGGLGASEEELERSSKKSLQAANRKRSPHPKKDNPGQAEESATSSPAGPKRVKKSPSAVVNLAPASLGPRPDQPFEDLHSQRVIANVRERQRTQSLNDAFASLRKIIPTLPSDKLSKIQILKLASRYIDFLYQVLQSDEMDAKLASCNYLAHERLSYAFSVWRMEGAWAMSTSH